A single Phycisphaerae bacterium DNA region contains:
- a CDS encoding TraR/DksA family transcriptional regulator: MATRSKACNKTQLEQYRKMLEERREELVSSVRSYAEDVPDVGLQGASGDSADHASNDYAVELFGAILEKQAGTLEEVDRALGKVQAGEYGLCESCGEAIVAKRLKVIPWARYCRDCQEKQDRMSAYRRSAAAAEPTEWDDSSE, from the coding sequence ATGGCAACACGATCCAAGGCCTGCAACAAGACGCAACTGGAGCAGTACCGAAAGATGCTCGAAGAGCGTCGCGAGGAACTGGTCAGTTCGGTGCGAAGCTACGCCGAGGACGTTCCGGACGTCGGACTCCAGGGCGCCAGCGGAGATAGTGCGGATCATGCGTCCAACGATTACGCCGTCGAACTGTTCGGGGCCATCCTGGAAAAGCAGGCCGGCACCCTCGAAGAGGTCGATCGGGCTCTGGGAAAGGTCCAAGCGGGCGAGTACGGCCTCTGCGAGTCCTGCGGCGAGGCGATCGTCGCCAAGCGCCTCAAGGTCATTCCCTGGGCCCGCTACTGCCGTGACTGCCAGGAAAAGCAGGACCGCATGTCGGCCTACCGCCGATCCGCCGCCGCGGCCGAGCCGACCGAGTGGGACGATAGTTCGGAGTGA
- a CDS encoding DegT/DnrJ/EryC1/StrS family aminotransferase: MALQPKHPGRVTERAMELLREVVEYGFGNSSGPGMVGRFEAAFAKRFGAPYAIGLCNGTATMHCCLAAAGVEPGEEVIVPPLTAAATAFCVLHQGAVPVFADIDARTFNIDPNSIAERITPLTRAIIPVGLYGLSADMDPIMEIAKAHNLTVIEDNAECLLGQYKGRLAGTTGHMASFSLQASKHISCGDGGIVTTSDLEYANMVRRFSCVGFRTLGATRGGTMSKQDRGHPSSLRHDFLGWNYRMSDLQGAVALEQTERMDELVDLRMKIAAMYLEAIDGCGWLCPQYTPPEYVNSYWTFVCRFDPEKAGCSWDQFRQRFWSLGGDFLYGAWQLTYNEPVFQNRRFLGSFPIDSEIYKGRYRDYSPGLCPVAESLQPHLMQFKTNYMDLNVAAEQAKALKNTIAAINAER, encoded by the coding sequence ATGGCGCTGCAACCGAAGCATCCGGGTCGAGTGACCGAGCGGGCGATGGAGCTGTTGCGGGAGGTGGTGGAGTACGGGTTCGGGAACTCGTCGGGTCCGGGCATGGTGGGTCGGTTCGAGGCGGCGTTCGCCAAGCGGTTCGGCGCGCCGTACGCGATCGGGCTGTGCAACGGGACGGCAACGATGCACTGCTGCCTGGCGGCGGCGGGCGTGGAGCCGGGCGAGGAGGTGATCGTGCCTCCGCTGACCGCGGCGGCGACGGCGTTCTGCGTGCTGCACCAGGGGGCGGTGCCGGTGTTCGCGGACATCGACGCCCGGACGTTTAACATCGACCCGAACTCGATCGCCGAGCGGATCACGCCGCTGACGCGGGCGATCATTCCGGTGGGGCTTTACGGGCTGTCGGCGGATATGGACCCGATCATGGAGATCGCCAAGGCCCACAACCTGACGGTGATCGAGGACAACGCCGAGTGCCTTCTGGGCCAGTACAAGGGGCGGCTGGCGGGGACGACGGGTCACATGGCCAGCTTCAGCCTGCAGGCGTCGAAGCACATTTCGTGCGGCGACGGCGGCATCGTAACCACGTCGGACCTGGAGTACGCGAACATGGTGCGTCGGTTTTCGTGCGTCGGTTTTCGCACGCTGGGCGCGACGCGGGGCGGGACGATGAGCAAGCAGGACCGCGGCCATCCGAGTTCGCTGCGGCATGATTTTCTCGGCTGGAACTACCGCATGTCGGATTTGCAGGGGGCGGTGGCGCTGGAGCAGACGGAGCGGATGGACGAGTTGGTCGACCTGCGGATGAAGATCGCGGCGATGTACCTGGAGGCGATCGACGGCTGCGGGTGGCTATGTCCGCAGTACACGCCGCCGGAGTACGTCAACTCGTACTGGACGTTCGTGTGCCGATTCGATCCGGAAAAGGCCGGCTGCTCGTGGGATCAGTTCCGCCAGCGGTTCTGGTCGCTGGGCGGCGATTTCCTCTACGGGGCATGGCAGTTGACGTACAATGAGCCGGTGTTCCAGAATCGCCGGTTTTTGGGGAGTTTTCCGATCGATTCGGAAATCTACAAGGGGCGGTATCGCGACTATAGCCCCGGGCTTTGTCCGGTGGCCGAGTCGCTTCAACCGCACCTGATGCAGTTCAAGACGAATTACATGGATTTGAACGTGGCGGCCGAGCAGGCCAAGGCGCTTAAGAACACCATCGCCGCGATCAACGCGGAACGGTGA
- a CDS encoding GntR family transcriptional regulator: protein MARSESQTKSQVAYEKIRMMVVTHEFSDDHAWSMRKLAAKLGMSVVPITEAIRRLEQEGILEVHPQRGISLKQLSLRQLQDIAIVREGLEVQAARLVAAAADRALIDKLRRLVAKLQQLLKAGKYEKAAHVDLQIHKTLVDAAGCDAITERYDHLITMSMITTGSWKIAWSHDEFHGPSSHQTLVDAIAQGDPELADRAMRRHIHSVASQVAKPDPT from the coding sequence GTGGCTCGATCCGAAAGTCAGACGAAAAGTCAGGTCGCCTACGAAAAAATCCGCATGATGGTCGTCACCCACGAGTTCTCCGACGACCACGCCTGGTCCATGCGCAAGCTCGCCGCCAAGCTCGGCATGTCCGTCGTCCCCATCACCGAGGCCATCCGGCGACTCGAACAGGAAGGAATCCTCGAAGTCCACCCGCAACGCGGCATCAGCCTCAAACAGCTCTCCCTCCGCCAACTCCAGGACATCGCCATCGTCCGCGAAGGCCTCGAGGTCCAAGCCGCCCGACTCGTCGCCGCCGCCGCCGACCGCGCCCTGATTGACAAGCTCCGCCGACTCGTCGCCAAACTCCAGCAGCTCCTGAAGGCCGGCAAGTACGAAAAGGCCGCCCACGTCGATCTGCAGATCCACAAAACCCTCGTCGACGCCGCCGGCTGCGATGCCATCACCGAACGATACGACCACCTGATCACCATGTCGATGATCACCACCGGCTCCTGGAAAATCGCCTGGTCCCACGACGAGTTCCACGGCCCCTCAAGCCACCAGACCCTCGTCGACGCCATCGCCCAGGGCGATCCCGAACTCGCCGACCGCGCCATGCGACGACACATCCACAGCGTCGCCTCCCAGGTCGCCAAACCCGACCCCACCTGA
- a CDS encoding thiamine-monophosphate kinase yields MDEWAFIDWVKIYLERSGRDERVVTGVGDDMAVVRAGRETLLLGSDMLVEGVHFDLGGTSPEQVGRKALGVCLSDCAAMAGRPLAALVSLSKPRVMSMSVVERVYHGLARMARDFGCTIVGGDTCGGSSQLVIDVSLLGVADGVEPVLRSGAKAGDWLYVTGRLGGSILGRHTDFVPRVQEGRWLAEKLPVHAMIDLSDGLSTDVGHVCRASGVAAEFDEARLVDAASEAARTLADRDGRSVLEHVLNDGEDFELLAAIGAEPEELPELPGNLALRAVGRMVEGEGAWIVRADGNRNALRSGGYKHF; encoded by the coding sequence GTGGACGAGTGGGCGTTCATCGACTGGGTCAAGATCTACCTGGAGCGATCGGGTCGCGACGAGCGGGTGGTGACGGGGGTCGGCGATGACATGGCGGTGGTGCGGGCGGGTCGCGAGACGCTGCTGCTGGGTTCGGACATGCTGGTGGAGGGGGTGCATTTCGACCTGGGCGGGACGAGCCCGGAGCAGGTCGGTCGCAAGGCGCTGGGGGTATGCCTTTCGGACTGCGCGGCGATGGCGGGCAGACCGCTGGCGGCGCTGGTGTCGTTGAGCAAGCCGCGGGTGATGTCGATGTCGGTGGTGGAGCGGGTCTACCACGGTCTGGCGCGGATGGCGCGGGATTTCGGCTGCACGATCGTGGGCGGCGACACGTGCGGCGGTTCGTCGCAGTTGGTGATCGACGTGTCGCTGTTGGGCGTGGCGGACGGGGTCGAGCCGGTGCTTCGGAGCGGGGCGAAGGCTGGCGACTGGCTGTACGTGACCGGACGGCTTGGCGGGTCGATTCTGGGCCGGCACACGGATTTTGTGCCGCGAGTGCAGGAAGGCCGGTGGCTGGCGGAGAAGTTGCCGGTGCATGCGATGATCGATCTGTCGGACGGGTTGAGCACGGACGTCGGGCACGTGTGCCGGGCGAGCGGGGTGGCGGCGGAGTTCGACGAGGCGCGGCTGGTGGATGCGGCTTCGGAGGCGGCGCGGACGCTGGCGGACCGGGATGGTCGGAGCGTGCTGGAGCACGTACTGAACGACGGGGAGGATTTCGAACTGCTGGCGGCGATTGGCGCGGAGCCGGAGGAACTGCCGGAGTTGCCGGGGAATCTGGCGTTGCGGGCGGTGGGACGGATGGTGGAGGGCGAAGGGGCGTGGATTGTGCGGGCTGACGGGAATCGCAACGCACTGCGTTCGGGTGGGTACAAGCATTTCTAG